A portion of the Vibrio coralliirubri genome contains these proteins:
- a CDS encoding IS4 family transposase → MFLRQALNQVHNFSPEQLSGLSDLLSPELVEQCLQESGVATIRKRRLPMEMMVWSVLGMSLYRHLSMDKVVSQLDILLPGKKPFVAPSAVIQARHRLGSDVMEAVFNHTQRLWHRKTPHPDWHGLTLHAVDGVVWRTPDTKSNDEHFSRTGNKTTISDYPQVRMVCHMELTSHLLNSASFDSVSKSEVDLTIPLIEQSPSNSLTIFDRGFYALGLLHKWQTSGDEKHWLLPLRKGAQYTVLSKVGRGQELVELKLSPQAQKKWVDAPKTLQARLITKTIKGKEVRLLTSMIDTMKYPGADIAELYSHRWEIELGYREMKQYMLQNQLTLRSKKPELVNQELWGMLVAYNLLRFMMCQMAYHQKSVMPYQIGFKQASLFLVGQLQLLPAVAPGRIPEVINYILDMSESFVLPERRERSYPRAVKKRPCRYATRPPRRR, encoded by the coding sequence ATGTTTCTTAGACAAGCCCTTAATCAAGTCCATAACTTCTCTCCAGAACAGCTCTCAGGGTTATCAGACCTGCTGTCCCCGGAACTCGTCGAACAGTGCCTCCAAGAATCTGGGGTTGCGACTATTCGAAAGCGCAGGTTACCAATGGAAATGATGGTTTGGAGTGTTTTAGGGATGTCCCTTTACCGTCATTTATCGATGGATAAAGTAGTCTCGCAACTTGATATTCTCCTACCGGGTAAGAAGCCATTCGTCGCACCTAGCGCTGTCATACAGGCACGTCACCGACTTGGTTCCGACGTTATGGAAGCCGTGTTCAATCACACTCAACGACTTTGGCACCGCAAGACTCCTCATCCCGATTGGCATGGGTTAACACTTCATGCTGTAGATGGTGTTGTGTGGAGAACACCAGACACTAAAAGTAATGATGAGCATTTTAGTAGAACAGGCAATAAAACAACGATATCTGACTACCCTCAAGTGAGAATGGTCTGCCATATGGAGCTGACCAGTCATTTACTCAACAGCGCTTCATTCGACTCAGTATCTAAAAGTGAAGTCGACCTTACGATCCCGCTTATTGAACAATCTCCCTCAAACAGCTTAACTATTTTTGACCGCGGATTTTACGCCTTGGGCTTACTGCATAAATGGCAAACCAGTGGCGATGAAAAACATTGGCTGCTCCCATTAAGAAAAGGGGCTCAATACACTGTGTTATCGAAGGTAGGCCGAGGACAAGAGCTCGTTGAGCTCAAGCTATCACCTCAAGCTCAAAAGAAGTGGGTTGATGCCCCCAAAACTCTCCAAGCTCGTTTAATCACAAAGACGATTAAAGGAAAAGAAGTCCGACTATTAACGTCAATGATAGACACGATGAAATATCCTGGTGCTGATATCGCCGAACTATATAGCCATCGTTGGGAAATAGAGTTGGGGTATCGTGAGATGAAGCAATACATGCTTCAGAACCAACTTACGTTAAGAAGCAAAAAGCCAGAGTTAGTGAATCAAGAGCTTTGGGGAATGCTGGTTGCTTACAATCTACTGCGGTTCATGATGTGTCAAATGGCCTATCATCAGAAGTCAGTGATGCCTTATCAAATCGGCTTTAAACAGGCTTCATTATTCCTTGTTGGACAGCTTCAATTATTACCAGCGGTCGCACCGGGACGAATCCCAGAAGTAATAAACTACATACTGGATATGTCAGAAAGCTTTGTTTTACCTGAGAGGCGAGAACGAAGTTACCCAAGAGCAGTAAAAAAGAGGCCTTGTCGCTATGCGACAAGGCCTCCAAGAAGACGCTAA
- a CDS encoding GntR family transcriptional regulator: MNTAIKDLSLSANTKTRVSDKENTKSENLTEYLVEAIVNGELPPGSKISEPELAKRFEVSRGPLREAIMRVEGLGLIERIPHVGARVITFSADKLLELYAVREALEGMAARLAARHITQEELVGLEGLLSTHSKHIDEVEGSSYFHQHGDFDFHYRIIKASRNSKLISLLCDELYHLLRMYRYQSPRAQSRPKKALDEHKYILQAIRNRDEELAEMLMRRHISGSRLLIEQQIQSKDLD; the protein is encoded by the coding sequence ATGAATACTGCGATAAAAGATCTCAGCTTAAGTGCAAACACGAAGACACGTGTGAGCGATAAAGAGAACACTAAATCAGAAAACCTCACTGAGTATCTCGTTGAAGCGATTGTTAACGGTGAATTACCACCGGGCAGTAAGATCTCGGAACCTGAACTGGCTAAACGCTTTGAGGTAAGCCGAGGTCCACTACGTGAAGCGATAATGCGTGTTGAAGGGCTTGGCTTGATTGAACGCATTCCTCATGTAGGAGCTCGAGTTATTACCTTTTCGGCAGACAAACTACTCGAGTTGTACGCAGTGCGAGAGGCATTGGAAGGCATGGCGGCTCGACTCGCAGCGAGACATATCACACAAGAAGAGCTTGTCGGGCTTGAAGGGTTATTGTCGACACACTCAAAACACATCGATGAAGTCGAAGGTTCTTCTTACTTTCATCAACATGGGGATTTCGATTTTCATTACCGCATTATTAAAGCGAGTCGTAACAGCAAACTCATTTCGTTGCTGTGTGACGAGCTTTATCACCTATTACGCATGTATCGCTACCAATCGCCAAGAGCACAGTCTCGTCCAAAAAAGGCGCTTGATGAACATAAATACATCCTACAAGCGATTCGCAACCGTGATGAAGAGCTAGCAGAAATGCTAATGCGAAGACACATCTCGGGAAGTAGATTACTTATAGAACAACAAATTCAATCCAAAGATCTTGATTAA
- the prpB gene encoding methylisocitrate lyase, producing the protein MKLSAGAKFRQAVQDNDPLQIVGTVNPYCAMMAKNLGHQAIYLSGGGIANASYGLPDLGITTLNDVLVDVERITNACDLPLLVDIDTGFGGAFNIARTIRAMEKAGAAAIHMEDQVAQKRCGHRPNKAIVSQQEMVDRVKAATDARTDDSFVIMARTDALAVEGIDSAIERAIACVEAGADMIFPEAMNQLDQYVKFSAALKSATGKHVPILANITEFGQTPLYNCNELAQSSVDMVLYPLSAFRAMNKAAENVYKHLLVEGNQEALLDSMQTRKELYEHLNYHDYENKLDQLFSSEE; encoded by the coding sequence ATGAAGTTATCAGCAGGAGCTAAATTCCGTCAAGCTGTGCAAGACAACGACCCATTACAGATTGTCGGTACGGTGAATCCGTATTGCGCGATGATGGCAAAGAACTTGGGGCATCAGGCGATCTATTTGTCTGGTGGAGGCATCGCCAATGCGTCTTATGGTTTGCCAGATTTAGGCATCACCACATTGAACGATGTGTTGGTCGATGTTGAACGTATTACTAACGCATGTGATCTGCCATTGCTGGTGGATATCGATACGGGATTTGGTGGCGCATTCAATATTGCACGTACCATTCGAGCGATGGAAAAAGCGGGTGCAGCTGCGATACACATGGAAGACCAAGTCGCGCAAAAACGCTGTGGTCATCGACCAAATAAAGCGATTGTGAGCCAACAAGAGATGGTCGATAGAGTCAAAGCGGCAACCGATGCTAGAACCGATGACAGCTTTGTGATTATGGCGCGTACAGATGCATTGGCGGTTGAAGGCATTGATAGCGCGATTGAGCGAGCGATTGCGTGTGTTGAAGCGGGCGCAGACATGATCTTCCCTGAGGCGATGAATCAACTCGATCAATACGTGAAGTTCTCGGCAGCGCTGAAATCAGCAACGGGTAAGCACGTGCCTATTCTTGCGAACATCACTGAATTTGGCCAAACACCACTCTACAACTGTAACGAGTTAGCCCAATCAAGTGTCGACATGGTGCTTTACCCATTGAGTGCATTCCGCGCGATGAATAAAGCGGCGGAGAATGTTTACAAGCACTTGCTAGTTGAAGGCAATCAAGAAGCTCTGTTGGATTCAATGCAAACTCGTAAAGAGCTTTACGAACACCTGAATTACCACGACTACGAGAACAAGCTTGATCAGTTGTTTTCAAGCGAAGAGTAA
- the prpC gene encoding bifunctional 2-methylcitrate synthase/citrate synthase → MSVSLSDKAAVDKASTENQQQSEKTASTPAIGGAGLRGQSAGTTALCTVGKSGTGLTYRGYDITDLANHAQFEEVAHLLLRGHLPTEKELDDYKTLLIGLRGLPQPLKAALELIPADAHPMDVMRTGCSMLGNLEQESDFSEQLSATERMLALFPAIICYWYRFSHDGVRIDTEDQSEACLGGYFLKMLTDKAPSELHKEVMHCSLTLYAEHEFNASTFAARVCASTLSDIHSCVTAAIGTLRGPLHGGANEAAMEMIQDWQTADEAETNIMNMLANKDKIMGFGHAIYRESDPRNALIKRWSKELAQEVGDKQLYAVSERVEAVMKREKGLFCNADFFHASAYHFMDIPTKLFTPIFVMSRLTGWTAHVFEQRENNRIIRPSADYTGPEHQDWLPIHLR, encoded by the coding sequence ATGTCTGTATCTTTGAGTGATAAAGCAGCTGTCGATAAGGCTTCAACAGAAAACCAACAACAAAGCGAAAAAACAGCCAGCACACCTGCAATCGGTGGTGCTGGTCTACGTGGCCAGAGTGCGGGAACCACGGCGCTATGTACGGTAGGAAAATCAGGAACTGGTTTAACCTACCGTGGTTATGATATTACCGACCTTGCTAATCATGCTCAGTTCGAAGAAGTGGCGCATCTGTTACTAAGAGGTCATTTGCCCACTGAAAAAGAGTTAGACGATTACAAAACATTGTTGATTGGTTTGCGTGGCTTGCCTCAACCTTTGAAAGCAGCACTAGAGCTTATCCCTGCAGACGCTCATCCAATGGATGTGATGAGAACGGGTTGTTCAATGTTAGGTAATCTAGAGCAAGAGTCTGATTTTTCTGAGCAACTGTCCGCGACCGAACGAATGCTCGCACTTTTCCCTGCGATTATTTGTTACTGGTATCGCTTTAGCCATGATGGCGTGCGCATTGACACTGAAGATCAAAGTGAAGCGTGTCTGGGGGGCTACTTCTTGAAGATGTTAACGGATAAAGCACCGAGTGAACTTCACAAGGAGGTCATGCACTGCTCGCTAACTTTGTATGCGGAACATGAGTTTAATGCTTCTACTTTTGCCGCTCGTGTGTGTGCATCAACACTGTCAGATATCCACTCTTGTGTCACCGCAGCGATTGGTACATTGAGAGGTCCTTTACATGGCGGTGCGAATGAAGCCGCGATGGAAATGATCCAAGATTGGCAAACCGCTGATGAAGCGGAAACGAACATCATGAATATGCTTGCTAACAAAGACAAGATCATGGGCTTCGGTCATGCCATTTATCGTGAAAGCGACCCTCGAAATGCTCTAATCAAGCGTTGGTCAAAAGAGCTTGCTCAAGAGGTGGGAGATAAACAGCTTTATGCCGTTTCTGAGCGTGTTGAAGCTGTAATGAAGCGCGAGAAAGGGCTGTTCTGTAATGCGGACTTCTTCCATGCATCGGCTTACCACTTCATGGATATCCCAACCAAACTGTTTACTCCGATTTTCGTGATGAGCCGCCTTACGGGTTGGACAGCACATGTGTTCGAACAAAGAGAAAACAATCGCATTATTCGTCCAAGCGCAGACTACACCGGGCCAGAGCATCAAGACTGGCTACCAATCCATTTACGTTAG
- the acnD gene encoding Fe/S-dependent 2-methylisocitrate dehydratase AcnD: MSDVKVEKNQSLDENASLENRKYRKVLPGTGLEYFDACEAVEAISPGSYKTLPYTSRVLAEQLVRRCDPKTLEDSLKQIIDRKSDLDFPWYPARVVCHDILGQTALVDLAGLRDAIADQGGDPAKVNPVVETQLIVDHSLAVEHAGFDSQALDKNRAIEERRNEDRFHFIEWCKTAFKNVSVIPAGNGIMHQINLEKMSPVIQSKEGIAFPDTCVGTDSHTPHVDALGVIAIGVGGLEAETVMLGRPSMMRLPDIVGVKLTGQRQEGITATDIVLAITEFLRNQRVVSSYLEFFGEGARALTTGDRATISNMTPEYGATAGMFYIDEQTIQYLKLTGREPEQVELVERYAKQTGLWADELDSAQYELVLEFDLSKVERNLAGPSNPHRRLPTRELAEQGISQTSWKEQHAKQYSDEQMPDGAVIIAAITSCTNTSNPRNVVAAALVAKKANQLGLVRKPWVKTSFAPGSKVAKLYLESAGLLPELEQLGFGIVGYACTTCNGMSGALDPKIQQEIIDRDLYSTAVLSGNRNFDGRIHPYAKQAFLASPPLVVAYALAGTIRFDIEKDSLGTDSNGKPIYLSDLWPSDAEIDAVVGEHVKPQQFQQIYVKMFQPDEDQVTTEPLYDWRPQSTYIRRPPYWEGALAGKRSLSGMRPLAILGDNITTDHLSPSNAILASSAAGEYLTKMEVPEEDFNSYATHRGDHLTAQRATFANPKLFNEMVKDAGKVVQGSLARVEPEGQVTRMWEAIETYMTRKQPLIVVAGADYGQGSSRDWAAKGVRLAGVEVIVAEGFERIHRTNLVGMGVLPLQFKAGTNRNTLELDGTELYDVYGDIEAGSDLALVITRKNGEKLDVPVTCRLDTADEVNVYSAGGVLQRFAKDFLAQ; this comes from the coding sequence ATGTCTGATGTGAAAGTTGAGAAAAACCAGAGCCTTGATGAAAATGCAAGCCTTGAAAATAGAAAGTACAGAAAGGTTCTACCGGGAACGGGCTTAGAATATTTCGACGCTTGCGAAGCGGTAGAAGCGATATCTCCGGGCAGTTATAAAACCTTGCCCTATACGTCGAGAGTATTGGCAGAGCAATTAGTAAGACGCTGTGATCCTAAAACCCTTGAAGACAGCTTAAAACAGATCATTGACCGTAAGAGCGACCTAGATTTCCCTTGGTATCCTGCGCGCGTTGTGTGTCATGACATTCTTGGTCAAACAGCCCTGGTTGATTTGGCTGGATTAAGAGACGCGATTGCCGACCAAGGCGGAGATCCTGCCAAGGTGAATCCCGTTGTCGAAACTCAGTTGATTGTTGATCACTCTTTGGCAGTGGAACACGCAGGTTTTGATAGCCAAGCGCTTGATAAAAACCGAGCGATTGAAGAGCGCAGAAACGAAGACCGTTTTCACTTTATCGAATGGTGTAAAACCGCGTTTAAAAACGTGAGTGTGATTCCTGCGGGTAATGGGATCATGCACCAGATTAACTTGGAGAAAATGTCTCCGGTTATTCAATCTAAAGAAGGTATCGCTTTCCCTGATACCTGTGTTGGTACCGATAGCCATACACCGCACGTTGATGCTCTGGGCGTTATTGCGATTGGTGTGGGCGGCTTGGAAGCTGAGACAGTGATGCTCGGTCGTCCGTCAATGATGCGTTTGCCTGATATTGTAGGCGTTAAACTGACGGGTCAACGACAAGAAGGGATAACCGCAACGGATATTGTGCTTGCGATTACTGAGTTTCTTCGTAATCAGAGAGTGGTCTCGAGTTACTTGGAATTCTTTGGTGAAGGGGCTCGTGCACTGACAACTGGTGACCGCGCAACCATCTCCAACATGACGCCAGAGTACGGTGCGACGGCAGGCATGTTCTACATCGATGAACAGACCATTCAATACTTGAAGCTTACGGGCCGTGAGCCTGAGCAGGTTGAATTAGTCGAACGCTACGCCAAGCAAACCGGGTTATGGGCTGACGAGCTAGACTCCGCTCAATATGAGCTTGTATTAGAGTTTGATTTATCGAAGGTTGAGCGCAATCTTGCAGGGCCGTCTAACCCACATCGTCGTTTGCCAACCAGAGAGCTGGCTGAACAAGGTATTAGTCAAACATCTTGGAAAGAGCAGCATGCTAAGCAGTACAGCGACGAGCAGATGCCCGATGGTGCCGTAATCATTGCGGCAATTACTTCTTGTACCAACACCAGCAATCCAAGAAACGTAGTAGCCGCAGCATTGGTGGCAAAGAAAGCCAATCAGCTTGGATTAGTTCGTAAGCCGTGGGTGAAAACGTCATTTGCTCCGGGTTCTAAAGTTGCCAAGCTCTATCTCGAGTCGGCAGGTTTGCTTCCTGAGCTGGAACAATTAGGTTTCGGTATCGTCGGCTATGCATGTACTACCTGTAACGGAATGAGTGGGGCATTGGATCCTAAAATCCAACAAGAGATCATCGACCGCGACCTGTATTCAACCGCTGTGTTATCGGGGAATCGAAACTTTGATGGTCGAATCCATCCTTATGCAAAACAAGCGTTTTTAGCCTCACCGCCATTGGTAGTTGCTTACGCGTTGGCTGGCACGATTCGCTTTGATATCGAGAAAGATAGCTTAGGCACTGACAGCAACGGCAAACCAATCTACTTAAGTGATTTATGGCCGAGTGATGCGGAGATCGATGCTGTTGTCGGTGAGCATGTTAAGCCTCAGCAATTCCAACAAATCTACGTGAAAATGTTCCAGCCAGACGAGGATCAGGTAACGACAGAACCGCTTTATGACTGGCGACCTCAAAGTACCTATATTCGTAGACCACCTTATTGGGAAGGAGCTCTTGCGGGAAAACGAAGCCTATCTGGTATGAGGCCTTTGGCTATTCTGGGGGACAACATCACTACGGATCACTTGTCTCCATCAAATGCGATTCTCGCTTCGAGTGCGGCGGGGGAATACCTCACAAAAATGGAAGTGCCGGAAGAGGACTTTAATTCTTACGCGACCCATCGAGGTGATCACTTAACCGCGCAACGAGCAACATTCGCCAACCCTAAGCTGTTTAACGAAATGGTGAAGGACGCTGGAAAAGTCGTGCAAGGTTCATTAGCAAGAGTTGAACCCGAGGGGCAAGTTACGCGAATGTGGGAAGCGATAGAAACCTACATGACTCGCAAGCAACCCTTGATTGTCGTTGCTGGCGCGGATTACGGACAAGGTTCATCACGTGACTGGGCAGCCAAAGGGGTGCGATTAGCGGGTGTTGAAGTGATTGTGGCAGAAGGGTTTGAACGAATTCACAGAACCAACTTGGTTGGCATGGGTGTGCTGCCTCTGCAATTCAAAGCGGGGACCAATCGCAACACCTTAGAGCTGGATGGCACTGAGCTTTACGACGTGTACGGCGACATTGAAGCAGGTTCTGATTTGGCTCTAGTCATCACACGTAAAAACGGTGAAAAGCTGGATGTGCCAGTAACCTGTCGACTAGACACTGCAGACGAAGTGAATGTGTACAGCGCTGGTGGCGTGTTGCAACGTTTCGCCAAAGACTTTCTCGCCCAGTAG
- the prpF gene encoding 2-methylaconitate cis-trans isomerase PrpF: MNTKQIKVPATYMRGGTSKGVFFNLSDLPEAAQFAGEARDALLLRVIGSPDPYGKQTDGMGGATSSTSKTVIVSKSSKADHDVDYLFGQVAIDKPFVDWSGNCGNLSAAVGPFAIHSGLVDSNRIPENGVVEVRVWQVNIEKTIIVHVPIADGEVQELGDFELDGVTFPAAEIQVDFLDPADARGSMFPTGNVVDFLDVPDLGCIKATYINAGIPTIFVDAEAVGYQGTELQSDINSDTKALALFESIRAHGAVAMGLIDSLEQAESRQHTPKVAFVAKPQAYRASSGKSVAVEDTDLLVRALSMGQLHHAMMGTAAVAIASAASVPGTLVNLAAGEGARDFVTFGHPSGTLKVGAKAIQGESGWRIERAIMSRSARVIMEGAIRVPFPK; this comes from the coding sequence ATGAACACTAAACAGATAAAAGTACCGGCTACCTACATGCGGGGCGGAACAAGCAAAGGCGTTTTCTTCAACTTAAGTGACTTACCTGAAGCTGCGCAATTTGCCGGAGAAGCTCGAGACGCATTACTTCTGCGCGTGATTGGTAGTCCAGATCCTTATGGCAAACAAACCGACGGCATGGGTGGCGCAACATCCAGTACCAGTAAAACCGTTATTGTTTCGAAAAGCAGTAAAGCCGATCACGATGTTGATTACCTATTCGGTCAAGTAGCAATAGACAAGCCGTTCGTTGATTGGAGTGGTAACTGCGGCAATTTGTCTGCTGCAGTAGGCCCATTTGCTATTCATAGTGGCCTCGTCGATTCGAATCGTATTCCAGAAAACGGTGTGGTCGAGGTGCGAGTATGGCAAGTAAACATAGAGAAAACTATCATTGTTCATGTACCTATCGCTGATGGAGAAGTCCAAGAGTTAGGTGACTTTGAGCTCGATGGTGTTACTTTCCCTGCCGCGGAGATCCAAGTCGATTTTCTAGACCCAGCCGATGCTCGTGGCTCTATGTTCCCAACAGGGAATGTTGTCGATTTTTTAGATGTTCCAGATCTGGGTTGCATCAAAGCAACTTACATTAATGCAGGGATACCCACCATTTTTGTTGATGCTGAAGCTGTGGGCTATCAAGGCACAGAGCTTCAATCGGATATTAACAGTGATACCAAAGCCTTGGCTCTGTTTGAATCCATTCGAGCACATGGTGCAGTCGCGATGGGGCTTATCGATTCCCTAGAGCAAGCAGAATCACGCCAACATACACCTAAAGTTGCGTTTGTTGCTAAGCCTCAAGCGTACCGAGCCTCAAGTGGTAAATCGGTTGCTGTTGAAGATACTGACCTTCTTGTGCGTGCTTTGTCTATGGGGCAACTTCATCACGCTATGATGGGTACGGCTGCGGTTGCTATTGCTTCAGCAGCAAGCGTCCCGGGGACTTTAGTTAACTTGGCAGCTGGTGAGGGGGCTCGAGATTTCGTGACCTTTGGCCACCCGTCAGGAACCTTAAAAGTGGGTGCTAAAGCGATACAAGGCGAAAGTGGGTGGAGAATTGAGAGGGCGATTATGAGTCGTAGTGCCCGAGTGATCATGGAAGGTGCCATTCGTGTGCCTTTTCCCAAGTAA
- a CDS encoding propionyl-CoA synthetase → MSATNRMTRKTDYITEYQWAREDPNSFWETQSQAIDWFESPKTILQTDDNGIERWFPDGVMNTCWLALDYHCENGRGDNTALIYDSPVTGTQSSYTYNQLRNQVAKVAGMLATQGVTKGDRVVIYMPMIPEAAMAMLACARLGAVHSVVFGGFAPHELAVRIEDAEPKVLITASCGVEINKVLPYKPMVDRAIMDSRWKPEKVVVFQREQSLAELNNERDVLWQQAVNDALPHVCVPVLAVDPLYILYTSGTTGKPKGVVRDNGGHAVAMKYSMSTIYDMPQDGVFWAASDVGWVVGHSYIVYAPLIHGCTTILFEGKPVRTPDPGAFWRVCEEYKVDVLFSAPTAFRAIKKEDPEGELLTKYDLSSLKSIFMAGERLDPPTLDWVESHTNKPVIDHWWQTETGWAISANPTGLESLPVKAGSSTKPVPGYQVEILNELGEVAQPNQQGFVALKRPLPPGCLPTVWRNHDRFESGYLSQFPGYYVSGDGGYLDEDGYLFIMGRIDDVINVAGHRLSTGEMEEIVGGHPAIAECAVVGIHDDLKGQLPLGLVVLKDGVKVDGIELQAELVGKVRNEIGAVACFKQALVVERLPKTRSGKILRRTIRQIAEGEQYVVPSTIDDPTSLTEIAEKLGK, encoded by the coding sequence ATGTCTGCTACGAATCGAATGACTAGAAAAACAGATTACATCACCGAGTATCAATGGGCGAGGGAAGACCCAAATTCGTTTTGGGAAACACAATCACAAGCAATTGATTGGTTTGAGTCACCTAAAACGATATTACAAACTGACGATAATGGCATTGAGCGTTGGTTTCCTGATGGGGTGATGAACACCTGCTGGTTGGCGCTGGATTATCATTGTGAAAATGGGCGAGGTGATAATACTGCGCTGATTTACGACTCTCCAGTTACTGGAACTCAATCCTCGTACACTTACAATCAATTGCGTAACCAAGTGGCTAAAGTCGCAGGTATGTTAGCGACGCAAGGTGTGACCAAAGGCGATCGTGTGGTTATCTATATGCCAATGATTCCTGAAGCGGCAATGGCCATGCTGGCTTGTGCTCGACTAGGCGCGGTGCATTCGGTGGTGTTTGGTGGTTTTGCCCCTCATGAGCTTGCCGTTCGAATTGAAGATGCTGAGCCCAAGGTGTTGATTACTGCCTCCTGCGGTGTGGAGATAAATAAAGTCCTGCCATATAAGCCGATGGTTGATCGAGCGATCATGGACAGTCGTTGGAAGCCCGAGAAAGTGGTGGTATTCCAAAGAGAGCAGTCTCTAGCCGAATTGAACAATGAACGCGATGTACTTTGGCAACAAGCGGTTAACGATGCTTTGCCTCACGTATGTGTGCCTGTTCTAGCGGTTGACCCACTATATATATTGTATACATCAGGGACGACGGGTAAGCCAAAAGGTGTGGTACGTGACAATGGCGGTCATGCGGTCGCGATGAAATACTCGATGAGCACTATCTACGATATGCCGCAAGATGGTGTGTTTTGGGCGGCTTCTGATGTCGGCTGGGTAGTGGGGCATTCCTACATTGTGTATGCGCCATTGATTCATGGTTGCACAACCATTTTGTTTGAAGGTAAGCCAGTACGAACGCCAGATCCGGGCGCCTTCTGGCGTGTGTGTGAAGAGTACAAGGTCGATGTATTGTTTTCTGCTCCAACGGCATTTAGAGCCATTAAGAAAGAAGATCCTGAAGGCGAGTTGCTCACCAAGTATGACTTATCATCGCTCAAGTCGATTTTTATGGCGGGAGAGCGTTTGGACCCTCCAACATTGGATTGGGTTGAGTCTCATACCAATAAACCAGTTATCGATCATTGGTGGCAAACAGAAACAGGTTGGGCCATTTCCGCCAATCCAACAGGGTTAGAATCTTTACCAGTGAAAGCGGGCTCTTCCACTAAACCTGTTCCGGGTTACCAAGTGGAGATTCTCAATGAACTCGGTGAAGTCGCTCAACCTAATCAACAAGGGTTTGTGGCTCTTAAACGCCCGTTGCCACCCGGCTGTCTACCAACGGTTTGGCGTAATCATGATCGATTTGAATCTGGCTATCTGAGCCAATTCCCGGGTTATTACGTTTCGGGTGATGGCGGCTATCTCGATGAAGATGGGTATCTGTTTATCATGGGGCGTATTGATGACGTGATAAACGTAGCGGGGCATCGTCTGTCGACAGGAGAAATGGAAGAGATCGTGGGTGGTCACCCAGCCATTGCAGAATGTGCGGTAGTCGGTATTCACGATGACTTGAAAGGACAACTTCCTTTAGGTCTAGTTGTGTTAAAAGATGGCGTAAAAGTCGATGGCATTGAGTTGCAAGCGGAGTTGGTTGGCAAGGTTCGCAATGAGATCGGCGCGGTCGCTTGTTTTAAGCAAGCCTTGGTTGTTGAGAGACTACCCAAGACACGTTCAGGTAAGATCTTACGCAGAACTATCCGACAGATCGCAGAAGGCGAACAATATGTGGTGCCTTCGACGATTGACGACCCTACCAGCTTAACTGAAATTGCTGAAAAGCTCGGCAAATAG
- a CDS encoding glycine zipper domain-containing protein, which yields MKFTKPFLLATLIVTLSGCASPAMDNENENAARNRGAVGGALLGATAGALTGDASLAVKGAALGGVTGGVAGSMKDTDDARNAQRTQVTADGLAQDNRTDAEKRVAEVEAEIKLIELEQQLADLKEEKEDNGA from the coding sequence ATGAAATTCACTAAACCTTTTCTTTTAGCGACACTGATTGTGACTCTTTCTGGTTGCGCATCACCAGCAATGGATAACGAAAATGAGAATGCCGCACGTAATCGTGGTGCTGTAGGTGGTGCTTTATTAGGAGCGACAGCAGGCGCTCTAACTGGAGATGCGAGTTTAGCCGTAAAGGGTGCTGCATTAGGTGGCGTGACCGGTGGCGTTGCGGGTTCAATGAAAGATACAGATGATGCAAGAAACGCACAACGAACCCAAGTTACTGCTGATGGTCTAGCGCAAGACAATCGCACCGATGCAGAAAAACGAGTTGCTGAAGTTGAGGCTGAAATTAAGCTTATTGAACTAGAGCAACAGCTTGCTGATCTCAAAGAAGAGAAAGAAGATAACGGTGCATAA
- a CDS encoding GNAT family N-acetyltransferase, translated as MNVTLRAAKHADLEQLNELMFDLHHHHHLASPEHFKTAEEIEQEKSIARYLDDPECLVYVALKGELIVGFISGHFCELISTVSKPVPMGSVDELFVLPDYRKESIAEKLFNKVESTFDDYGVEQVFVEVWDFNSPAKDFYQKMGFTPHIQWMRKALHKT; from the coding sequence ATGAATGTCACCTTAAGGGCCGCAAAGCACGCGGATTTGGAACAACTTAACGAGTTAATGTTCGATCTCCACCATCATCACCACCTTGCTAGCCCAGAGCACTTTAAAACGGCAGAAGAGATTGAGCAGGAAAAAAGCATTGCACGATACTTGGATGATCCTGAATGTTTGGTTTATGTGGCATTAAAAGGTGAGCTCATTGTTGGCTTTATCTCTGGGCATTTTTGTGAGCTTATCTCAACGGTAAGTAAACCAGTGCCGATGGGGAGTGTCGATGAACTGTTTGTGTTGCCTGATTATCGAAAAGAATCAATTGCTGAAAAGTTGTTTAACAAAGTTGAAAGTACTTTTGATGATTATGGGGTTGAACAAGTCTTTGTAGAAGTTTGGGACTTTAACTCACCTGCCAAGGACTTCTATCAAAAAATGGGGTTCACACCTCACATTCAATGGATGAGGAAGGCTTTGCACAAAACGTAG